The Hahella sp. HNIBRBA332 genome window below encodes:
- a CDS encoding D-arabinono-1,4-lactone oxidase: MTRIKTSLLLLILILVSGFSVSLYSRNQESEKLQNYQGTYECSPGAIYDPASIEEVQDIVRNALADGHTVMTGNRKFASQIDAACTQDGEVQITLKNMDKVVSFDASSKTITVQAGMRFNDLNEFLRSQELAVNMVTELGTFTIGGMLGSGTHGSTLSKPSNMIADYVTELKIVDGLGDVRTLTGEQLNAARVNLGVLGVVVEVTIQLEEAFKVAASVQGFRFDDKLEDVILNIARSNYSANIAWFPGLGRYTVTTYNPVPLDTPGNAYNAQADVSDAQEFFFGLLFDALHEAPGSGLQCLAAAVRFSSRSTSYYRDVDTGKVLESPIGHSDRMQYFKCKDPNKCIWDRLPIALQEVAIPIDDLPSWIADVRKILAAHPRTCFPLNGIYFRFGKASPSYLGMNAGRDSAYLGIEYTLRQEGAAVPKNYFVNLEIEQMSLRKYHARPHWGKNSVAIFEDMPTRYPKWNDFLAFKAEMDPYNIFTNPFWRRISGEDPLDNYLTPGCNARGECYCQSDEHCTAGTSCTTGAYYGDANICR, translated from the coding sequence ATGACGCGTATAAAAACCAGTCTTTTATTGCTGATCCTAATTCTTGTTTCCGGCTTTTCCGTATCATTGTACTCCCGCAATCAGGAGTCCGAAAAACTACAGAACTATCAAGGCACTTATGAGTGCTCTCCCGGGGCCATTTATGACCCCGCCTCCATAGAAGAAGTACAGGACATCGTCCGTAACGCACTGGCTGATGGACACACTGTCATGACGGGCAACCGCAAGTTCGCCAGTCAGATTGACGCCGCCTGCACTCAGGACGGCGAGGTTCAGATCACCTTGAAAAATATGGATAAGGTCGTCTCTTTCGACGCCAGTTCCAAAACCATCACCGTACAGGCAGGCATGCGCTTCAATGACTTGAATGAGTTCCTGCGCAGCCAGGAGCTGGCGGTGAATATGGTGACCGAACTCGGCACGTTCACCATCGGCGGCATGCTAGGCAGCGGCACCCATGGCTCCACGCTGAGCAAACCCAGCAACATGATCGCCGATTATGTAACAGAGCTGAAAATCGTCGACGGCCTTGGCGATGTGCGCACTCTCACGGGCGAACAGCTTAACGCCGCCAGAGTAAATCTTGGTGTGCTTGGCGTGGTGGTGGAAGTAACCATTCAACTGGAAGAAGCCTTTAAAGTCGCCGCCAGCGTGCAAGGCTTTCGCTTCGACGATAAGCTGGAAGACGTTATCCTCAACATCGCCCGCAGTAACTATTCCGCCAATATCGCCTGGTTCCCCGGTCTCGGCAGATACACAGTCACTACCTACAACCCCGTTCCTTTGGATACTCCCGGAAACGCTTACAACGCACAGGCTGACGTTTCCGACGCCCAGGAATTCTTCTTCGGACTGCTGTTTGACGCACTGCACGAAGCGCCTGGGTCCGGCTTGCAGTGCCTGGCGGCGGCGGTGAGGTTCAGCAGTCGCTCCACCTCTTATTACCGCGATGTGGACACGGGAAAAGTGCTGGAGTCCCCCATTGGCCACTCCGACCGTATGCAGTATTTCAAATGCAAAGATCCCAATAAATGTATCTGGGACCGCTTGCCTATCGCCTTACAGGAAGTCGCCATTCCCATTGACGACTTACCTTCCTGGATCGCTGACGTCAGAAAAATACTCGCCGCGCATCCGCGTACCTGCTTTCCTTTAAACGGCATTTATTTTCGTTTTGGGAAAGCTTCTCCCAGCTACCTGGGCATGAACGCAGGGCGTGACTCCGCCTACCTGGGCATCGAATACACACTGAGACAGGAAGGCGCAGCAGTTCCCAAAAACTATTTCGTTAACCTTGAAATAGAACAAATGTCCCTCCGTAAATACCACGCGCGACCGCATTGGGGGAAAAACTCCGTAGCCATATTTGAGGATATGCCGACTCGTTATCCAAAATGGAATGACTTTCTCGCCTTTAAAGCGGAAATGGATCCTTACAATATTTTCACAAACCCTTTCTGGCGCAGAATCAGCGGAGAAGATCCGCTCGATAATTATTT